GGAGATGTGGTGGTTGTTCCCTTTCCATTTTCGGATTTAACCCGTGCCAAGAGACGTCCTGCTCTGGTTATTGCCGATTTAGAAGGGGATAACCTGATTCTCTGCCAGATAACCAGTCATCGGATTAGAGATAGATATGCAGTTCCAATGGAGGAGAATGAATTCGAAACTGGGACACTTAGACAGAAAAGTAATGTGCGACCAAATCGTATATTTACAGCAGACCGCCACATTGTCTTATATCGTGTCGGTCATCTCAAACCTGATAAGATCAGTGAGGTGATCGAAAGGATAGTGAATATTTTACGGCAATGAATTACGCAACATCCGATAACAGCGTGTATCTGGTGCGGGCTTTGCCCTCACCCAAATGCCTTGGGCACTTCGCAAACACGCAAAGACGTTATATGAAATGGCGGTATTAAGAGAAATGAAGAATCATGAATTGGAGGGTGATGAGATATGGACAAAAGAGAGGTTTTGAAAGAGTTAGCCTTACAATGTGCCGAGGTGCTAAGAAATAACTATAAGGTTAGAAGGATTTTCCTTATTGGGTCGGTAGTTAAAGGATATGTTCACGATAGGTCAGATATTGATCTCGTAGTGGAAGGATTGCCTCCAAATATGTATATGAAAGCTCTCACAGAGTTGTATGATATTTTACTACCGGGCATAGAACTCAATCTCATTCCTTTTGAGGATGCTTACGAAAGTTTAAAAAAGAAAACAATTCAAGAGGGTGAAATTATATATGGATAAAGATAACCTTGAAAACGAAATTAAAATCGAATTGGAGAACATCGAAAGATTGCTCAATGAAGCAAAAGGATTGATAGAGAAAATCAACAATGAACCTGATTTTATAGAGACGAGAGCTGCAGGAAGTATTCTTCATGATTTTTATTGTGGAATTGAGAAAATTTTTGAGAGAATTGCTGTGGGTGTTGATAAGAGTCTGCCTACAGGTGAGAATTGGCATGCTGAGCTTCTCTTTCAGATGGGTAAGCCCTTGAAGGATGTAAGAGGCAAAGTTATCACCTCGGAAATCATGAGCACTCTGAAGGAATATATGCGTTTTCGCCATCTATTCAGGCATATCTATGGTTTTGAACTTAAATGGGAAAGATTTAAAGATCTTTTCTTAAGGATAGAAGATACTTTCAAAGAATTAACATCTGAAATTGAAAAATTCTTAAA
This genomic stretch from Deltaproteobacteria bacterium harbors:
- a CDS encoding nucleotidyltransferase domain-containing protein, whose protein sequence is MDKREVLKELALQCAEVLRNNYKVRRIFLIGSVVKGYVHDRSDIDLVVEGLPPNMYMKALTELYDILLPGIELNLIPFEDAYESLKKKTIQEGEIIYG
- a CDS encoding type II toxin-antitoxin system PemK/MazF family toxin, with the translated sequence MAGFVKGDVVVVPFPFSDLTRAKRRPALVIADLEGDNLILCQITSHRIRDRYAVPMEENEFETGTLRQKSNVRPNRIFTADRHIVLYRVGHLKPDKISEVIERIVNILRQ